From a region of the Candidatus Jettenia caeni genome:
- a CDS encoding citrate transporter protein: MLIKSLLIFALTYSIISAQKMKWHALDRPSGALLGAVLMVLTGVLTLEEAYRAIDFNTILLLLGMMLLIAYLKMANCFHYLSYLLVTHARNSFLLLCFVSFSSGILSALFVNDTICLMFTPLLVLALHQIRLNPIPYLIALATSSNIGSVVTLTGNPQNMLIGVFSHISYGEFTLHLLPIGIVSLIANILIIYAIFRKDINFKKLDSIVLVKPELDVRLTIHSLLVLFFIFLGFIFTGNLPLSAITGGLALIVLSRMKPQHAMEKVDWTLLLFFCGLFIVIGGINKAGLLALTHNAVIPYLGDTVPGQIVHFSIFSIVASNLVSNVPFVLLSATWIDKLIDPKSMWYVLAMSSTFAGNLTIVGSVANMIVLELSKDYVHIGFWDFFKVGFITTVTSTGIGICILILYCT, encoded by the coding sequence TTGCTTATTAAATCGTTACTTATTTTTGCGCTTACCTATAGTATCATCTCTGCCCAAAAGATGAAATGGCATGCGTTGGACAGGCCTTCAGGCGCATTGCTCGGTGCTGTATTGATGGTATTAACTGGTGTGTTAACACTGGAAGAGGCATATCGGGCTATCGATTTCAATACTATTTTGCTCTTACTTGGCATGATGCTGCTTATTGCCTATCTTAAGATGGCTAATTGTTTTCATTATCTTTCTTATTTGTTGGTTACTCATGCGAGAAATTCTTTCCTTTTGCTCTGTTTCGTATCCTTTTCCAGCGGTATTCTATCCGCTCTCTTTGTCAATGATACTATTTGTTTGATGTTTACTCCTCTTTTGGTCCTTGCTTTACATCAAATAAGGCTTAATCCCATTCCCTACCTCATAGCGCTGGCTACTTCATCTAACATTGGAAGTGTGGTTACTCTTACCGGTAACCCGCAAAATATGTTAATAGGTGTTTTTTCGCATATATCTTATGGAGAGTTTACTTTACATCTTCTGCCTATAGGGATAGTAAGCCTTATTGCTAATATACTGATCATTTATGCAATATTCAGAAAGGATATTAACTTTAAAAAATTGGATTCGATTGTACTGGTAAAGCCCGAACTTGATGTAAGACTTACCATACATTCTCTCCTGGTACTTTTCTTTATTTTTTTAGGGTTCATTTTTACCGGTAACCTTCCCCTTTCTGCAATAACAGGCGGACTCGCCTTAATTGTCCTATCAAGAATGAAACCTCAACACGCCATGGAAAAGGTTGATTGGACGTTATTATTGTTTTTCTGTGGATTGTTTATTGTTATAGGTGGTATTAATAAGGCTGGTCTTTTAGCGCTGACACACAATGCCGTTATACCTTATCTGGGAGATACAGTACCGGGTCAAATCGTTCACTTCAGTATTTTCTCAATCGTTGCTTCCAACCTTGTATCAAATGTGCCTTTTGTATTATTATCAGCAACGTGGATTGATAAGCTTATTGACCCAAAGAGTATGTGGTATGTACTGGCCATGAGCAGTACCTTTGCCGGTAATTTAACGATAGTCGGCTCTGTGGCTAATATGATTGTCTTAGAGCTCTCGAAGGACTATGTTCATATCGGATTTTGGGATTTTTTCAAGGTAGGATTTATAACTACCGTAACGTCTACTGGTATTGGGATATGTATTCTGATTTTATACTGCACATGA
- a CDS encoding dihydroorotase, with translation MIRNEVLIKGGHVVDPATGIDSRADIFIKDGKIKAISSDIRVNNDVTIIDATLKYVVPGLIDCHTHLREPGLEYKETIETGSRAAAKGGYTTLICEPNTIPPIDSLEMVDSLMEKVCQKSVVNIYTKACITKGLLGEELTDIKALSKDKRVRALSDDGNPVFYETLMKKACELAAQNNIVISPHCEDSQISLDKAKENHNVAYFPGKPFCHETDFIIREIKCTEQAKGWLHISHVSLKSSLEVIQQAKERNLARITCEVTPHHLLLDENFKNMNGNAPKTNPPLRSQKDVEALQNGVSNNDVVDVIATDHAPHTHKDIKNGASGIVGLETALSVILTKLVHPGILSLKKVIQKMSTNPAQIFKIHGGSLAVGMPADITIIDLNKEWIVDVEKFESKARNCPFNGWTLKGKVVTTLIGGKVVFDNCSILC, from the coding sequence ATGATACGTAATGAGGTGTTGATAAAAGGCGGTCATGTTGTGGACCCTGCAACAGGGATTGATAGTCGTGCAGACATCTTTATCAAGGATGGTAAGATTAAAGCGATTTCAAGCGATATTAGGGTAAATAACGACGTTACCATTATCGACGCAACTCTTAAATATGTAGTCCCTGGCTTGATCGATTGCCATACCCATCTTCGCGAGCCTGGCTTAGAGTATAAAGAGACCATTGAAACAGGTTCCCGGGCTGCCGCAAAGGGTGGTTATACAACTCTGATATGCGAACCAAATACAATTCCCCCTATTGATTCATTAGAAATGGTAGACTCCTTAATGGAAAAGGTTTGCCAAAAGAGTGTAGTCAATATCTATACAAAGGCGTGTATTACAAAGGGATTATTAGGAGAAGAACTAACGGATATTAAAGCGCTATCGAAGGATAAACGCGTTAGAGCCTTGTCTGATGACGGCAATCCGGTATTTTACGAAACATTAATGAAAAAAGCTTGCGAATTGGCTGCACAAAACAACATTGTTATAAGTCCTCATTGTGAGGATTCTCAAATTTCTCTGGATAAAGCAAAAGAAAATCACAACGTGGCATATTTTCCAGGTAAGCCGTTCTGCCATGAAACCGATTTCATTATCCGTGAGATTAAATGTACCGAACAAGCGAAAGGGTGGCTACACATCTCGCATGTTAGTTTAAAAAGTTCTCTGGAGGTTATTCAGCAGGCCAAAGAAAGAAATCTTGCAAGAATAACGTGCGAAGTCACCCCCCATCATTTACTATTGGACGAAAATTTCAAAAATATGAATGGGAATGCACCCAAAACCAATCCCCCTTTACGCTCACAGAAAGATGTAGAAGCACTCCAAAACGGCGTGTCAAATAATGATGTAGTCGATGTCATTGCTACAGATCATGCTCCGCATACCCATAAGGATATCAAAAATGGCGCATCTGGTATTGTAGGACTCGAAACCGCACTGAGTGTTATTCTCACGAAACTTGTTCATCCCGGTATTTTATCACTGAAAAAAGTTATTCAAAAAATGTCTACCAATCCGGCTCAAATATTTAAGATTCATGGGGGCAGTTTAGCAGTTGGTATGCCTGCCGATATTACTATTATTGATCTGAATAAGGAATGGATCGTGGATGTCGAAAAATTTGAATCAAAAGCAAGAAATTGTCCTTTCAATGGCTGGACGTTAAAAGGCAAAGTAGTAACCACCCTCATTGGTGGAAAAGTAGTTTTTGATAATTGCTCGATTTTATGTTAA
- a CDS encoding putative glycosylase, producing MSKAKVLLQIYQKMFDTLGPQYWWPGETPFEIIIGAILTQNTSWSNVEKAIRNLKNTGKLTPEAIHELNVTELSQLIRPSGFFNVKARRIKTFMDWLFSNYGGSLSRLFAQDLQTLRSELLAVKGIGPETADSILLYAGNLPTFVVDTYTYRIFSRHGFIPEESSYDEIKSLFEENLPKDVKLFNEYHALLVNTGKMFCKPKKFCEQCPLKEFL from the coding sequence ATGAGTAAAGCAAAAGTCCTTTTACAAATATATCAAAAGATGTTTGATACTTTAGGCCCACAATACTGGTGGCCCGGAGAAACCCCCTTTGAGATTATTATTGGTGCTATACTAACACAAAATACCAGCTGGTCTAATGTCGAAAAGGCTATCAGGAATCTTAAGAATACCGGGAAGCTTACCCCAGAAGCAATACATGAGTTGAATGTAACAGAGTTATCGCAGCTTATACGCCCCTCTGGCTTTTTTAATGTCAAGGCAAGGCGTATAAAAACGTTCATGGACTGGTTATTCTCAAACTACGGAGGTAGCCTATCAAGGTTGTTTGCTCAGGATTTGCAAACACTTCGAAGTGAATTACTCGCCGTGAAAGGTATCGGACCAGAAACAGCAGATTCTATTCTGTTATATGCAGGAAATTTGCCCACATTTGTTGTAGATACATACACCTATAGAATCTTTTCACGGCATGGATTTATTCCTGAAGAGAGTTCCTATGATGAGATTAAATCTCTCTTTGAGGAAAATCTGCCAAAAGATGTAAAATTATTTAACGAATACCATGCCTTATTAGTAAATACAGGAAAGATGTTTTGTAAGCCCAAGAAGTTCTGCGAACAGTGTCCTTTAAAAGAATTTTTATAA
- a CDS encoding ferredoxin, whose amino-acid sequence MAHKITDDCINCGACESECPVNAIAESGEKRIIDADTCTDCGSCVSVCPVEAILVP is encoded by the coding sequence ATGGCTCATAAAATTACCGATGATTGTATAAATTGTGGAGCATGCGAGAGCGAATGCCCTGTAAATGCTATAGCAGAATCAGGAGAGAAGAGGATAATTGATGCAGATACCTGTACTGATTGTGGCAGCTGTGTATCCGTATGTCCTGTTGAAGCAATTCTTGTTCCTTAA
- a CDS encoding tetraacyldisaccharide 4'-kinase, with the protein MFISLFREYYVKIVVEGNPDIHFRIIRNVLYLLSKIYGFVVKTRIFFYKEGIFKSIRLPIPVISVGNITTGGTGKTPIVEYISRYLQERNRRVVILSRGYAANLRQEHNFPANKACNDEYLLLKENIPDIPNLLSKDRVKSGLEAIRRFKAEYVVLDDGFQHLRLTRDLNIVIIDTLNPFGYEHMVPRGMLREPLKELRRADMIILTHADQCAPDKIGFIVDRLHEFAGYIPVIETIHKPTYLESVKDGKLLDINYLKGKRVFGFCAIGNPLSFRKSIEGLGAELLGLRIFPDHHHYTSSELIALNKEMGGIQPDAIIITQKDKVKIRDNSDIWDFPLWTLKMEICIVKDYEIFENKINAILN; encoded by the coding sequence TTGTTTATTTCTCTTTTTAGAGAATATTATGTAAAAATTGTGGTAGAGGGAAATCCCGATATTCATTTCAGAATAATTCGGAATGTGCTCTATCTGCTCTCAAAAATATACGGGTTTGTAGTTAAAACTCGTATTTTTTTTTATAAGGAAGGTATCTTCAAGAGCATACGCCTCCCTATCCCTGTAATTAGCGTGGGGAATATTACTACAGGGGGAACTGGCAAGACGCCAATCGTTGAATACATCTCAAGATATTTACAAGAAAGAAACAGAAGAGTTGTTATTCTCAGCAGGGGTTATGCGGCTAACTTACGGCAGGAACACAATTTTCCGGCCAACAAAGCTTGTAATGATGAGTATCTTTTACTGAAAGAAAATATTCCTGATATTCCAAATTTATTGAGTAAAGATAGGGTTAAAAGCGGATTAGAAGCTATCAGGCGTTTTAAGGCTGAATATGTAGTATTGGACGATGGGTTTCAACATCTTCGCCTTACAAGAGACCTGAATATCGTAATTATTGATACCCTGAATCCCTTTGGATATGAACACATGGTCCCACGCGGGATGTTGCGAGAGCCGCTTAAGGAACTAAGAAGGGCCGATATGATCATTCTTACCCATGCAGATCAATGCGCCCCTGATAAAATCGGGTTTATTGTTGATCGTTTGCATGAATTTGCGGGATATATTCCTGTAATAGAGACAATTCACAAACCTACGTATTTAGAATCGGTAAAAGATGGCAAACTATTAGATATTAATTATTTAAAGGGTAAAAGAGTCTTTGGATTTTGTGCCATAGGTAATCCGCTATCATTCAGAAAGAGTATCGAAGGGTTAGGGGCAGAACTGCTTGGCCTTCGTATATTTCCAGATCACCACCACTATACCTCTTCTGAACTCATAGCATTAAATAAAGAAATGGGCGGTATACAGCCAGACGCAATTATTATTACCCAAAAAGATAAAGTAAAAATACGGGATAACTCTGATATATGGGATTTCCCATTGTGGACGTTAAAGATGGAAATATGTATTGTAAAAGATTATGAGATTTTTGAAAATAAGATCAACGCTATTTTGAATTGA
- a CDS encoding endonuclease — translation MQQVAALESSVLVLNKFFMALHVVSAKRAFALLCKETAEVISIDDGKFSSYNFENWKDVSLYKAKSGLPEEDNVSWIRTVSFEIEVPKIIRLLFYDKLPQSSVKFNRRNIFARDENKCQYCGQRFPTSELSLDHIVPKTYHGKTTWTNIVCACTECNKKKGGRTPEQAGMRLKRKPVKPKHSPILSLKLRSDKYRSWKQFLDEAYWSVPLK, via the coding sequence ATGCAACAAGTTGCTGCATTAGAATCTAGTGTACTGGTATTAAATAAGTTTTTCATGGCTCTGCATGTAGTTTCAGCAAAGAGGGCATTTGCTTTACTATGCAAAGAGACAGCAGAGGTTATTTCCATAGATGATGGAAAATTCAGTTCCTATAATTTTGAAAATTGGAAAGACGTCTCTCTTTACAAAGCAAAATCAGGTTTACCTGAAGAGGATAATGTAAGTTGGATCAGAACTGTTTCTTTTGAAATTGAGGTACCAAAAATTATCCGCCTTTTATTTTATGATAAACTTCCTCAATCCAGTGTAAAGTTCAACAGGCGTAATATATTTGCCCGAGACGAGAATAAATGTCAATACTGCGGTCAACGATTTCCAACATCCGAACTTAGTTTGGATCATATTGTACCAAAAACATATCATGGGAAAACTACTTGGACAAATATTGTATGCGCCTGTACGGAATGTAACAAAAAGAAAGGTGGCAGAACCCCTGAACAGGCAGGAATGAGGTTAAAACGAAAACCTGTTAAACCTAAGCATAGTCCAATACTCAGCTTGAAACTTCGTTCTGATAAATACCGCTCATGGAAACAATTTTTAGATGAGGCGTATTGGTCAGTTCCATTGAAATAA
- a CDS encoding phosphomethylpyrimidine kinase, giving the protein MVQSSLSKILTIAGSDTSGGAGIQADMKTITALGGYATTVITALTAQNSLGVHSIFEIPAFFIGQQIDAVMMDIGADAIKTGMLMSKDAVEMVSSKIKEYNTKRIVVDPVMLSKNEKRLLSPDATHVLTSQLFPLSLIVTPNIPEAEYISGLKIRNFSHAEEAARRIHQLGPLSILIKGGHAERSWENGKYKDKVVDILYDGKSFEYIEGEYIPTKNTHGTGCTYASAIATYLAKESSLIDAVTQAKKFITAAIKKSLNPGKGYGTLNQFEAVQFP; this is encoded by the coding sequence ATGGTTCAATCTTCCTTATCTAAAATTCTCACCATAGCCGGTTCCGATACAAGCGGTGGCGCAGGAATACAGGCAGATATGAAAACTATCACAGCATTGGGAGGATATGCAACTACTGTCATTACTGCATTAACTGCCCAAAATAGCCTTGGTGTTCACTCTATTTTTGAAATACCAGCATTTTTTATAGGACAACAAATAGATGCGGTTATGATGGATATAGGTGCGGATGCTATCAAAACAGGAATGCTTATGAGTAAAGATGCCGTGGAAATGGTTAGTTCAAAAATAAAAGAGTATAACACTAAACGTATAGTCGTAGATCCTGTCATGCTTTCCAAAAATGAAAAGCGATTGTTATCTCCTGATGCCACACACGTCCTCACATCGCAATTGTTTCCATTATCCCTCATAGTAACGCCAAATATTCCGGAAGCAGAATATATCTCCGGATTAAAGATAAGGAATTTTTCTCATGCAGAAGAAGCTGCCCGACGTATTCATCAATTAGGTCCTCTCTCTATACTTATAAAAGGCGGACATGCAGAAAGATCATGGGAGAATGGAAAATATAAGGATAAAGTCGTTGATATTTTATACGATGGAAAATCTTTTGAGTATATTGAGGGTGAATATATACCAACAAAAAATACCCACGGTACAGGATGCACCTATGCCTCGGCAATAGCTACTTACCTGGCAAAGGAAAGCAGCTTAATAGATGCTGTTACGCAGGCAAAAAAATTTATTACCGCAGCCATTAAAAAATCATTGAATCCTGGCAAAGGGTATGGGACATTGAACCAATTTGAAGCAGTACAATTCCCTTGA
- a CDS encoding putative translation initiation factor — protein MPLPTIEWEGDIKGRIRLIDQTLLPNELKFVYCEDIKSIWHAIKTLMVRGAPAIGIAGAMGVILGIRDIHTKDMDTFLKELRQVVTYLGSSRPTAVNLFWGLTRMERIAQENKKRSVHEIKEALLQEALKIQNEDKIICRQIGENGAGFIKDGNGILTHCNAGGLATADYGTALAVLFRAKEQGKRIHVYADETRPLLQGSRLTAWELMHAGIAVTLICDNMAAHVMKQGKVHGVIVGADRIAANGDTANKIGTYGVSILAKEHGIPFYVAAPVSTFDLSIKSGNDIPIEERSPEEITNGFGRRTAPEGVAVFNPAFDVTPAKNITAIITEKGVIHKPSHESIQYLLGKHTS, from the coding sequence ATGCCGTTACCAACTATCGAATGGGAAGGGGATATCAAAGGTCGTATCCGGCTTATTGATCAAACCCTGTTACCAAATGAATTGAAATTCGTTTATTGTGAAGATATAAAAAGCATTTGGCATGCGATTAAAACCCTTATGGTAAGGGGTGCGCCAGCTATTGGTATCGCTGGCGCTATGGGGGTTATTTTAGGTATTAGAGATATACATACAAAGGATATGGATACGTTCTTAAAAGAACTCAGGCAGGTCGTTACCTACTTAGGTTCATCACGTCCCACAGCGGTTAACCTCTTTTGGGGACTTACCCGTATGGAACGTATTGCCCAGGAAAATAAGAAAAGGTCTGTCCATGAAATAAAAGAAGCACTCTTACAAGAAGCGCTCAAGATACAAAATGAAGATAAGATAATTTGCAGGCAAATTGGAGAAAATGGCGCCGGATTTATAAAAGACGGAAATGGTATCCTGACACATTGCAATGCAGGCGGCTTAGCAACTGCGGATTATGGGACTGCGTTAGCCGTTCTATTTCGTGCCAAAGAACAAGGAAAACGTATTCATGTCTATGCGGATGAAACCCGCCCTCTGTTACAGGGATCAAGATTAACGGCCTGGGAACTTATGCATGCAGGAATAGCCGTTACCCTGATTTGTGATAATATGGCAGCACATGTAATGAAACAGGGAAAAGTACATGGTGTAATTGTTGGAGCTGATCGAATAGCCGCCAACGGTGATACCGCAAATAAAATTGGCACTTATGGAGTTTCCATCCTGGCAAAAGAACATGGAATTCCCTTTTACGTTGCAGCGCCTGTCTCAACATTCGATTTGAGCATAAAATCAGGAAATGATATCCCTATTGAAGAACGTTCCCCTGAAGAAATTACCAACGGATTTGGCAGGAGAACTGCGCCTGAAGGGGTTGCCGTCTTTAACCCTGCATTTGATGTCACCCCTGCGAAAAACATCACTGCTATTATTACTGAAAAAGGGGTGATTCATAAGCCTTCTCATGAAAGTATACAGTATCTACTAGGAAAACATACTTCATGA
- a CDS encoding phosphoribosylaminoimidazole carboxylase catalytic subunit, whose translation MSHKKIGIVMGSDSDLTIMREAINILKEFGIDFDVNIISAHRSPERAHAYSTEAEKNYEIIIAGAGGAAHLAGVIASLTPIPVIGVPMLTSGLGGLDSLLSMVQMPSGVPVPTMGIGKSGAINAALLAVQILSISNEQLRQKMVLYKKNLSDEVARKDKKTREELKLL comes from the coding sequence ATGTCACATAAGAAAATTGGTATTGTAATGGGTAGCGACTCAGACCTTACGATAATGAGAGAAGCTATAAATATCCTAAAGGAATTTGGGATAGATTTTGATGTAAACATCATATCTGCACACCGTTCTCCGGAAAGAGCTCATGCTTATTCAACAGAGGCAGAAAAGAACTATGAAATAATTATTGCGGGCGCAGGCGGAGCCGCACACCTGGCAGGAGTTATTGCAAGTCTAACCCCGATCCCTGTTATTGGCGTCCCTATGCTAACCTCTGGACTAGGCGGATTAGATTCGCTTCTTTCCATGGTACAAATGCCGTCAGGTGTCCCTGTGCCTACCATGGGTATTGGAAAGTCCGGAGCTATCAATGCCGCACTATTAGCAGTACAGATACTCAGCATATCAAATGAACAATTAAGGCAAAAAATGGTTCTTTATAAAAAAAATTTATCAGATGAAGTAGCAAGAAAAGATAAAAAAACAAGAGAAGAACTTAAATTATTATAG
- a CDS encoding nucleosidase, which yields MIAIFFALSQEISSLKSQVNILKKIRHANAVFYQSEFCGFPITLVQTGIGKNVSESVQHLSKYFRIQLMVSSGFAGSVNSQVNVGDLVIGKQVLYSLQESMEGEIQIDSIFPGDTPVVDLAVKLCSNNAFKSHCGDILTVNKIIRQSVLKKHIGNQTSAIAVDMESFAIAERANAMGIPFVIIRSISDGLEDDMEIDENMVTERGNVNIPATARHLFNKPHHIPYLNRLRKQTKLATNTLSVFFPNFITQVYNSLLT from the coding sequence ATGATAGCTATATTTTTTGCATTAAGCCAAGAAATATCATCCTTAAAATCACAGGTAAATATTTTAAAAAAGATTCGGCATGCCAATGCAGTATTCTATCAATCAGAATTTTGCGGTTTTCCAATAACCCTCGTTCAGACAGGTATAGGAAAAAACGTATCAGAATCCGTCCAACATTTATCAAAATATTTTAGAATACAGTTAATGGTCTCGTCTGGTTTTGCAGGTAGTGTAAATTCTCAAGTTAATGTTGGAGATTTAGTTATAGGAAAACAGGTTCTTTATTCGCTCCAGGAATCGATGGAAGGAGAAATTCAAATTGATTCGATATTTCCTGGCGATACTCCGGTTGTAGATCTGGCTGTTAAATTATGCAGTAACAATGCCTTTAAATCACATTGCGGAGATATCTTAACCGTTAACAAAATAATCCGTCAATCCGTACTTAAGAAGCACATCGGAAACCAAACTTCGGCAATAGCCGTTGATATGGAATCATTCGCTATAGCAGAACGAGCTAATGCTATGGGAATTCCCTTTGTTATTATACGGTCTATCTCTGATGGATTAGAGGATGATATGGAAATAGATGAAAATATGGTAACTGAGCGTGGAAATGTTAATATACCAGCCACAGCACGCCATTTATTCAATAAACCTCATCATATCCCTTACCTTAACAGGCTCCGTAAGCAAACAAAATTAGCTACAAACACTTTATCAGTATTCTTCCCAAATTTTATTACACAAGTGTATAACTCTTTGCTAACATGA